The Pedobacter africanus genome has a window encoding:
- a CDS encoding glycoside hydrolase family 130 protein codes for MRLSIERKPIKVYPDPKRVIARFFFNGDERAVEVVKHVMALSDQEVFGLVSPLLQEYSKRHRNITKILTRHCKKIKHCIETAGHDFEALDKYQKLLLGSYFTHEYSIESAAFFNPSVVEDPDQSDLVEGEKRLIISFRAVGEGHISSVVFRRALIDRDNNITVIPVGNYIDEAEVIKNAVYNKKLFLKKAADSRIDIEILDEVGLKLEDKFDYATLRKIILDGKSLQENDLKKLEYDKILWLSDTYHEISFSTDTDISDRVIFPISEFERKGIEDARFVRFVKDDGSIIFYATYTAFDGAMIMPKLLQTTDFYDFKISPLHGIGAQNKNLALFPRKINGKYAMMSRIDGWNNYLMYSDKLTVWDNPVKLQAPQFPWEFIQIGNCGSPIETEAGWLVITHGVGPMRRYCLGASLFDLNDPSIEVGRLNEPLVIPNTDEREGYVPNVLYSCGSIIHNDELIIPYGLSDYCSSFAAVKIGLLLEKLKNSTFKREPSAR; via the coding sequence ATGAGATTATCAATAGAAAGAAAACCAATTAAAGTATACCCTGATCCGAAGCGGGTAATAGCAAGATTTTTTTTTAACGGCGATGAACGGGCTGTAGAGGTGGTAAAACATGTGATGGCACTTTCTGATCAGGAAGTATTTGGCCTGGTCTCGCCCCTGCTTCAGGAGTACTCGAAGCGGCACCGGAACATTACTAAGATCCTGACGCGTCATTGTAAAAAGATTAAGCACTGTATAGAAACAGCAGGACACGACTTCGAAGCACTCGATAAATACCAGAAGTTACTGTTGGGTTCATACTTTACCCATGAATATTCTATAGAATCTGCAGCCTTTTTTAATCCTTCTGTGGTAGAAGATCCCGATCAGTCGGACCTGGTAGAAGGTGAGAAGCGGCTTATCATTAGCTTCAGGGCAGTAGGGGAAGGACATATTTCCTCTGTTGTGTTCAGAAGAGCACTGATCGATCGCGACAATAACATTACTGTGATCCCCGTCGGAAATTATATAGATGAAGCTGAAGTTATTAAAAATGCAGTATACAATAAAAAGCTCTTTCTGAAAAAGGCTGCAGACTCCAGGATCGATATCGAGATACTGGACGAGGTGGGACTAAAGCTGGAAGATAAATTTGATTATGCTACACTTCGTAAGATCATATTGGACGGTAAGTCGCTGCAGGAAAACGACCTCAAAAAGCTGGAGTATGATAAAATTCTGTGGCTTTCTGATACCTATCATGAGATCAGTTTTTCCACGGATACCGATATTTCAGATCGGGTCATCTTTCCAATCTCGGAATTTGAGCGTAAAGGCATTGAAGATGCAAGGTTTGTCCGCTTTGTGAAAGATGATGGCAGCATTATTTTTTACGCCACCTACACCGCATTTGATGGCGCTATGATTATGCCCAAGCTATTGCAGACCACCGATTTTTATGATTTTAAAATCAGCCCGTTGCACGGAATAGGCGCACAAAATAAAAACCTGGCACTTTTTCCACGTAAAATAAATGGCAAGTATGCCATGATGTCCCGCATAGACGGCTGGAACAATTACCTCATGTATTCCGATAAGCTTACAGTTTGGGACAATCCTGTAAAACTGCAGGCCCCGCAATTTCCATGGGAATTTATTCAGATCGGCAATTGTGGTTCTCCTATAGAAACAGAGGCTGGCTGGCTGGTCATTACACATGGTGTAGGTCCAATGCGTAGATACTGCCTGGGTGCAAGCCTGTTCGACCTCAATGATCCTTCTATTGAAGTTGGTCGTTTAAATGAGCCTTTGGTTATCCCTAATACCGATGAGCGGGAGGGATATGTGCCTAATGTGCTGTATTCCTGTGGCTCTATTATCCATAATGATGAACTGATTATACCTTATGGCTTGTCCGACTATTGTTCGTCCTTTGCAGCAGTAAAAATAGGCCTGCTGCTGGAGAAGCTGAAGAACTCCACTTTTAAACGGGAGCCTTCAGCAAGGTGA
- a CDS encoding DUF1801 domain-containing protein, with amino-acid sequence MLTPLENFYLQQDEPFRGCLMALRDLILKQDRQITAEWKYKLPFFYYRGRMFCYLWIHKKHLQPYIGIVNGNKIDHPDLIVEKRARMKILLVDPQKDLPIEKIRLILNKALALY; translated from the coding sequence ATGTTAACCCCTCTTGAAAATTTCTATTTGCAGCAGGATGAGCCTTTCAGAGGCTGTCTTATGGCATTAAGGGATCTGATATTGAAGCAGGATAGGCAGATAACAGCAGAATGGAAGTATAAACTCCCCTTTTTTTATTATCGGGGCAGGATGTTTTGTTACCTCTGGATACATAAAAAACACCTGCAGCCCTATATCGGGATTGTCAATGGAAATAAGATCGATCACCCCGATCTGATCGTTGAAAAGCGGGCGAGGATGAAAATTTTATTGGTTGATCCGCAAAAGGACCTCCCCATAGAAAAGATCAGGCTCATACTGAACAAGGCATTGGCCTTATATTAA
- a CDS encoding outer membrane beta-barrel protein, translated as MKKLLLSLVAVAGIAFGTQAQTEKGKFIVGGTVGLNSTKEDGADKADFRFEVSPSVGYFVSDNFAVGTGVGYAYDKAVSQGSLTKGFQVAPFGRYYVGLSDQFKFFGQLAVPMVFGNMKDVDEVTGDVGNKTGSVTQIGVKLSPGFAFFPTKRVGIEVSVDGLGYNNLSVKDELTGIKTKTNSFGLDASTITPKLGVMFHF; from the coding sequence ATGAAAAAGTTATTATTATCATTAGTAGCAGTAGCAGGTATCGCATTTGGTACGCAAGCGCAAACAGAAAAAGGTAAATTTATTGTGGGTGGTACCGTAGGTTTAAACTCTACAAAGGAAGATGGTGCCGATAAAGCTGACTTCAGATTCGAAGTAAGTCCTTCTGTAGGTTATTTCGTAAGCGACAACTTTGCAGTAGGTACTGGTGTAGGTTATGCTTATGATAAAGCGGTAAGCCAAGGCTCTTTAACAAAAGGTTTCCAGGTTGCACCGTTTGGTCGTTACTATGTTGGTTTATCTGATCAATTCAAATTCTTTGGGCAATTAGCAGTACCTATGGTTTTTGGAAATATGAAAGATGTTGATGAAGTTACGGGTGATGTAGGTAATAAAACTGGTAGCGTGACTCAGATTGGTGTAAAATTAAGCCCTGGATTTGCTTTCTTTCCAACGAAAAGAGTAGGTATCGAAGTTTCTGTTGATGGCTTAGGTTACAATAACCTCAGCGTAAAAGACGAGCTAACCGGTATCAAAACAAAAACCAATTCATTTGGTTTAGACGCTAGCACCATCACTCCTAAATTAGGTGTAATGTTCCACTTCTAA
- a CDS encoding SRPBCC family protein: MTVIESTTAIDLPVEKVYDFLADLNNHQQLMPENIYNWSSTEDEASFTIQNMAKLAIKISSRTENRELIAVPTEKAPFDVELKWTVADNGNGGTIATHTISADLNMMMKMLAAGPLQKLADHQTKRLAEVLK; the protein is encoded by the coding sequence ATGACAGTTATTGAAAGCACTACAGCGATAGACCTGCCTGTAGAAAAAGTATATGACTTTCTGGCCGATCTGAACAATCACCAGCAACTCATGCCCGAAAATATCTACAACTGGTCTTCTACCGAAGATGAAGCCAGTTTTACTATACAAAACATGGCCAAACTTGCCATCAAAATTTCAAGCCGTACGGAGAACCGTGAACTAATAGCCGTACCTACCGAAAAAGCCCCTTTTGACGTGGAATTAAAATGGACGGTAGCCGATAATGGCAATGGAGGCACTATTGCTACACACACCATTTCCGCAGACTTGAACATGATGATGAAAATGCTTGCCGCCGGACCGCTGCAAAAACTGGCCGATCACCAGACTAAAAGATTAGCAGAAGTTCTGAAATAA
- the clpB gene encoding ATP-dependent chaperone ClpB, whose product MNFNNFTIKAQEAIQQASEIAQGNQQQAIETAHLLKGLLTVDENVVSYVLKKLNVNLNVLNQQLDAEIERFPKVTGSSPYLTSGSNSALQKAQSYLKEFKDEFVSVEHVLLGLLSVNDNTSKFLKDQGVTEKDLKKAIIALRGDNHVTGQNAEATYNALNKYARNLNEYAESGKLDPVIGRDEEIRRVIQILSRRTKNNPILIGEPGVGKTAIAEGIAFRIIKGDVPTNLKTKTVYSLDMGALIAGAKYKGEFEERLKAVVKEVTQSDGDIILFIDEIHTLVGAGGGEGAMDAANILKPALARGELRAIGATTLDEYQKYLEKDKALERRFQKVMVDEPDTQDAISILRGLKERYETHHKVRIKDEAIIAAVEMSQRYIADRFLPDKAIDLMDEAASKLRLEMDSVPEKVDELNRRIMQLEIEREAIKRENDTKKVKSLAEEIANLSAERDEIKAKWQGEKDLVDNINTEIEQIENYKLEADQAERAGDYGKVAEIRYGKIKEAQDKVEKLKTQLEAQQTEGRMLKEEVTADDIAGVVGRWTGIPVTKLISSEREKLLNLETELHKRVAGQDEAIEAISDAIRRSRAGLQDKRKPIGSFIFLGTTGVGKTELAKALAEFLFNDENAMTRIDMSEYQERHAVSRLIGAPPGYVGYDEGGQLTEAVRRKPYSVVLLDEIEKAHPDVFNILLQVLDDGRLTDNKGRVVNFKNTIIIMTSNIGSHLIQDNFKSLNEENHDEILAKTKNELFELLKQTIRPEFLNRIDELIMFTPLNRNELRAIVSLQFKHVQDTLAEMGVELEASPEALDWLAELGYDPQFGARPLKRVIQKRILNELSKEILAGKIDKDSKIKLDMFDHKFVFLNNK is encoded by the coding sequence ATGAACTTCAACAACTTTACAATAAAAGCCCAGGAAGCAATTCAACAGGCTTCCGAAATAGCTCAGGGCAATCAGCAGCAAGCTATTGAAACAGCACACCTTTTAAAAGGTTTGCTGACTGTTGATGAAAATGTAGTTTCTTATGTTTTAAAGAAACTAAACGTAAACCTGAATGTACTGAACCAGCAGCTGGACGCTGAAATTGAAAGATTTCCTAAGGTTACGGGCAGTAGCCCCTATTTAACGTCCGGAAGCAATTCAGCCCTGCAAAAAGCACAGTCTTACCTGAAAGAATTTAAGGACGAGTTTGTGTCTGTAGAACATGTATTGCTTGGCCTGCTTTCAGTGAACGACAATACATCCAAATTTCTGAAAGACCAGGGTGTAACTGAAAAAGACCTGAAAAAAGCAATTATCGCTTTGCGTGGCGATAACCATGTAACCGGACAGAATGCCGAGGCTACTTATAATGCACTCAACAAGTATGCACGTAACCTGAATGAATATGCTGAATCGGGTAAGTTAGACCCCGTCATTGGGCGTGATGAAGAGATCAGGAGGGTAATACAAATTTTGTCGAGACGCACCAAGAATAACCCTATCCTGATTGGTGAACCTGGCGTTGGTAAAACAGCAATAGCCGAAGGCATTGCTTTCAGGATAATCAAAGGTGATGTGCCTACCAATCTGAAAACCAAAACGGTATATTCACTGGACATGGGTGCACTTATTGCTGGTGCAAAATATAAAGGTGAATTTGAGGAACGCTTAAAAGCGGTAGTTAAAGAGGTGACCCAAAGCGATGGCGATATCATTCTGTTCATCGATGAAATCCACACCCTGGTAGGTGCCGGTGGCGGTGAAGGTGCTATGGACGCAGCGAACATCCTTAAACCTGCCCTTGCCCGCGGTGAACTGCGTGCCATTGGTGCAACCACTTTAGATGAATACCAGAAGTATCTGGAAAAAGATAAAGCGTTGGAACGCCGTTTCCAGAAGGTAATGGTAGATGAGCCGGATACGCAGGATGCCATTTCTATTCTTCGCGGATTGAAGGAAAGGTATGAAACCCACCATAAGGTCAGAATTAAAGACGAGGCAATTATTGCAGCCGTTGAAATGTCGCAACGCTATATTGCCGACAGGTTTTTACCGGATAAAGCGATAGACTTAATGGATGAAGCAGCTTCCAAACTGCGTTTGGAGATGGACAGTGTACCTGAAAAAGTAGATGAGCTGAACCGAAGGATCATGCAGCTGGAAATTGAACGCGAAGCCATAAAAAGGGAAAATGATACCAAGAAAGTAAAATCACTTGCCGAAGAAATTGCCAACTTATCGGCCGAAAGGGACGAGATCAAAGCAAAATGGCAGGGAGAGAAAGATCTTGTGGATAACATCAATACCGAAATTGAGCAGATCGAAAATTACAAGCTCGAAGCCGATCAGGCCGAACGTGCGGGTGATTATGGAAAGGTAGCAGAGATACGATATGGTAAAATAAAAGAAGCTCAGGATAAAGTTGAAAAGCTGAAAACGCAGCTGGAAGCACAGCAGACTGAAGGCCGCATGCTGAAGGAAGAGGTAACTGCTGATGACATTGCAGGTGTGGTTGGCAGATGGACGGGTATACCGGTTACCAAACTGATCTCGAGCGAAAGGGAAAAACTGCTGAACCTGGAAACGGAACTGCACAAACGTGTAGCAGGACAAGACGAAGCCATAGAAGCTATATCAGATGCCATCCGCCGCTCAAGGGCAGGCTTGCAAGATAAACGCAAACCGATTGGTTCTTTTATATTCCTGGGTACGACAGGAGTGGGTAAAACTGAGCTGGCAAAGGCCCTGGCCGAATTCCTGTTCAACGATGAAAATGCAATGACGCGTATAGATATGAGCGAATATCAGGAACGTCACGCGGTTTCAAGATTAATTGGTGCCCCTCCAGGATATGTTGGCTATGATGAGGGTGGGCAGTTAACAGAAGCCGTACGCCGCAAGCCCTATTCGGTAGTCCTGCTGGATGAGATTGAAAAAGCACATCCGGATGTATTCAACATTTTGCTACAGGTACTGGACGACGGCCGCTTAACGGACAACAAGGGTCGTGTGGTGAATTTTAAAAACACCATTATCATCATGACCTCCAACATAGGCTCACACCTGATACAGGATAACTTTAAGTCGTTAAACGAGGAAAATCATGACGAAATATTAGCTAAAACCAAGAACGAGCTGTTTGAGTTGCTGAAACAAACCATCAGACCGGAATTTTTAAATCGGATTGATGAACTGATCATGTTTACGCCGCTGAACCGTAATGAACTGAGAGCTATTGTGAGCCTGCAGTTTAAACATGTACAGGATACGCTTGCCGAAATGGGCGTAGAGCTGGAGGCCTCTCCGGAAGCGCTTGACTGGCTGGCAGAACTGGGTTACGATCCGCAATTTGGAGCAAGGCCGTTGAAACGTGTAATACAGAAACGCATTTTGAACGAACTCTCTAAGGAAATCCTGGCCGGAAAGATAGATAAGGACAGCAAGATCAAACTGGATATGTTTGACCACAAATTTGTTTTCTTAAATAATAAATAA
- a CDS encoding MFS transporter: MKEFIRLYLDAYKGLSAPAWMLALVMLINRSGAMVIPFLGVYMVNHLHFSLEDTGTVLSCFGVGAVAGSFLGGWLTDKAGHFKVQLYSLILTVPMFFLLPELTTVLKLAIGVFMLSIISETFRPANSVSIAYYAKPDNVIRSFSLNRMALNLGFSIGPALGGFLAAVSYAFLFYGNAVAAFLSALMFFLYFRNRKGNEKKALKEEPVLNTGAAERSPYRDGLFITFSILSCVFAICFFQLLNTLPLYYRTIYKLSEADIGVILAFSGMVVFLLEMMLVHIAEKRMTAREVIVSGVLLCGLSFLILNLAVGIWVLYLAMFVLCISEILAMPFMATVTLQRSSLKNRGAYMGINALSFSAAHVFSPFVGTRIAAEWGFEILWYGTAVVLLLTGIGFLVVMKRMRL; encoded by the coding sequence ATGAAAGAATTTATCAGATTATACCTGGATGCCTATAAAGGGTTGTCTGCCCCGGCGTGGATGTTGGCGCTGGTTATGCTCATCAACAGAAGCGGGGCGATGGTCATCCCTTTTTTGGGTGTTTACATGGTTAATCATTTGCATTTTAGTCTGGAAGACACCGGAACGGTATTAAGCTGTTTTGGTGTAGGGGCCGTGGCAGGTTCATTTTTAGGAGGCTGGTTGACCGACAAAGCCGGGCACTTCAAAGTACAGTTGTACAGTCTAATCCTTACGGTTCCTATGTTTTTTCTCCTTCCTGAGCTTACTACAGTCTTAAAGCTGGCTATTGGAGTGTTTATGCTGAGCATCATTTCAGAAACATTCAGGCCTGCAAATTCAGTTTCTATTGCTTACTACGCTAAGCCGGACAATGTCATCCGTTCCTTTTCCTTGAACCGTATGGCCCTGAACCTGGGGTTTTCTATTGGTCCAGCCCTGGGTGGTTTCCTGGCTGCCGTTTCCTATGCTTTTTTATTTTATGGCAATGCGGTTGCTGCATTTTTATCGGCTTTGATGTTTTTCCTTTATTTCAGAAACCGCAAGGGGAACGAGAAGAAAGCGCTGAAAGAAGAACCTGTTTTAAATACCGGAGCAGCAGAACGTTCTCCATACCGGGATGGCCTTTTTATAACCTTCAGCATCCTGAGTTGCGTGTTTGCCATTTGCTTTTTTCAATTGCTGAATACCCTGCCTTTATATTACCGTACAATTTATAAGCTGAGCGAAGCGGATATAGGAGTGATCCTGGCTTTTAGCGGTATGGTGGTGTTTTTACTGGAGATGATGCTGGTTCATATTGCAGAGAAAAGAATGACTGCGAGGGAAGTAATTGTGTCAGGCGTTTTACTTTGTGGACTTTCCTTTCTGATCTTAAATCTGGCCGTTGGTATATGGGTATTGTACCTGGCTATGTTTGTATTGTGCATTTCTGAAATTCTGGCCATGCCTTTTATGGCTACGGTAACTTTGCAGCGTTCTTCTTTAAAAAACCGAGGTGCTTATATGGGAATCAATGCCCTTTCTTTTTCTGCGGCCCATGTGTTTTCACCATTTGTAGGCACAAGGATAGCTGCAGAGTGGGGATTTGAGATTTTGTGGTATGGTACCGCGGTTGTCTTGCTGCTTACGGGCATAGGCTTTCTGGTGGTTATGAAACGAATGCGGCTATAA
- a CDS encoding glycosyltransferase family 4 protein, with protein MKIAYISTYPPRECGIATFNHNLLRAIGYDKTAVSDDSYVVAMNDSDHLDEYEYPKEVKYRIRQENQKDYIRAADYINTSLVDACIMEHEFGIYGGEHGVYILPLIARLQKPLITILHTVLKDPSYMQLTIIREIAKHSSRIVVMSHRAVGFLTGVYGIPFNKIQLIEHGVPDLEPKTENPVKGSLPFKGKKVLFTFGLISRNKGLETVIEALPKIVEKNPDVMYVVLGTTHPGVIRSSGEEYRDSLKRLARKLNVEENVIFINKFVSEEQLFDYLTACDMYITPYLNEAQITSGTLSYAIGAGAAVISTPYWHAQELLADDRGRLFDFKDSEALATIVNELFEDQDKLNTLKANAYEYGIHLRWPSTGQVFVDLLDEAITKSLAEKDSSGKQIIDPDAMPSFSLAHVQRLTDDTGIVQHAKFGIPNLKEGYCVDDNARALILAIMAYQQNKSKVALELLPVYLSYIQYMQCDDGNFRNFLSFTREYLDEVGSEDSFGRTIWSLGYLINNAPNNSYREFARELFSKSVPHFQKLQHLRGIGNTMIGLSNYLKAHPGDDYVREQFDQLAEPLKAAYRKNKRKNWHWFEEKMTYDNGILPLAMLSHYQCSRDKESLEIALETMEFLSTKTLSHGYLNPVGNDGWLYRDNQNEMALYDQQAIETMAMVLMYFKAYEITRDLSYIKQMYVCYQWFLGENSLHLPLFDHETKGCGDGLQPQGVNRNQGAESTLAYWISHLVVLKALEYEYIQSGDLSNSVQKQVLN; from the coding sequence ATGAAAATCGCTTATATTTCTACTTATCCGCCACGTGAATGTGGCATTGCTACCTTTAACCACAACCTGCTTCGTGCAATTGGTTATGATAAAACGGCTGTGTCTGATGACAGTTATGTTGTAGCCATGAATGATTCCGATCATTTAGACGAATATGAGTACCCAAAAGAAGTGAAATACCGGATCCGGCAGGAAAACCAAAAAGATTACATCAGGGCGGCAGATTACATTAACACCAGTTTGGTCGATGCCTGCATTATGGAACATGAGTTTGGAATTTACGGTGGTGAACATGGGGTTTATATCCTCCCGCTGATTGCCCGGCTGCAAAAACCGCTCATTACGATTTTACATACAGTATTGAAAGATCCAAGCTATATGCAACTCACCATCATCAGGGAAATAGCCAAACATTCTTCGCGGATAGTGGTGATGAGCCACCGGGCAGTAGGCTTTTTAACCGGTGTATACGGTATTCCTTTTAATAAAATTCAGTTGATCGAACATGGGGTTCCTGATCTTGAGCCAAAAACCGAAAACCCCGTTAAAGGTTCTCTGCCTTTCAAGGGTAAAAAAGTGTTGTTTACTTTCGGACTGATTAGCAGGAACAAAGGACTTGAAACTGTAATTGAGGCGCTGCCTAAAATAGTGGAAAAGAATCCGGATGTAATGTATGTGGTGCTGGGCACTACCCATCCTGGCGTAATCCGCAGTTCGGGCGAGGAATATCGCGACAGCCTGAAAAGACTTGCACGTAAGCTGAATGTAGAAGAGAACGTTATTTTCATTAACAAATTTGTATCTGAGGAACAGCTGTTCGACTATCTTACGGCCTGCGATATGTATATTACCCCTTACCTGAACGAAGCCCAGATCACCAGTGGGACGCTTTCCTATGCCATAGGTGCCGGTGCTGCAGTGATATCTACCCCTTACTGGCATGCACAGGAGTTATTGGCAGATGACAGAGGAAGATTGTTTGATTTTAAGGATTCAGAAGCTTTGGCCACTATAGTAAATGAGCTTTTTGAAGATCAGGATAAATTAAATACCCTTAAAGCAAATGCTTATGAATATGGTATCCATTTGCGCTGGCCAAGTACCGGACAGGTATTTGTTGACCTGTTGGATGAAGCGATCACCAAGTCGCTCGCAGAAAAAGACAGTTCAGGCAAACAGATCATTGATCCTGATGCCATGCCGTCCTTTAGCCTTGCACATGTGCAGCGGCTCACAGATGATACTGGTATTGTACAGCATGCTAAATTTGGCATCCCTAACCTAAAAGAAGGTTATTGTGTGGATGACAATGCCAGGGCTTTGATCCTTGCTATTATGGCCTATCAACAGAATAAAAGCAAAGTTGCCCTTGAACTGCTCCCAGTTTACCTAAGTTACATTCAATATATGCAATGTGATGACGGAAATTTCAGGAATTTCCTGAGTTTTACCCGGGAATACCTTGATGAAGTGGGTTCCGAAGATTCTTTTGGCCGTACCATATGGTCACTCGGCTATCTGATCAACAATGCGCCAAATAATTCTTACCGTGAATTCGCACGCGAACTGTTTAGTAAATCAGTCCCTCATTTCCAGAAGCTGCAACATCTGCGGGGCATAGGGAATACCATGATTGGCTTGTCCAATTACTTAAAGGCTCATCCGGGTGACGATTATGTGAGAGAGCAGTTTGACCAGCTTGCTGAGCCCCTAAAGGCTGCATACCGTAAAAACAAGCGGAAAAACTGGCATTGGTTCGAAGAAAAAATGACCTACGATAATGGCATATTGCCGCTGGCTATGCTGTCGCATTACCAGTGCAGCAGGGACAAGGAATCATTGGAGATTGCCTTGGAAACCATGGAGTTCCTGAGCACTAAAACACTATCACACGGCTATTTAAACCCCGTAGGCAATGATGGCTGGCTATACAGGGACAACCAAAATGAAATGGCCTTGTATGACCAGCAGGCTATAGAAACCATGGCCATGGTGCTCATGTATTTTAAGGCCTACGAAATTACGCGAGACCTCAGCTATATCAAACAGATGTACGTGTGCTACCAATGGTTTTTAGGAGAAAACAGTTTGCACCTACCCTTATTTGATCATGAAACAAAAGGTTGCGGGGATGGCCTTCAACCACAAGGTGTAAACCGAAACCAGGGGGCTGAAAGCACACTTGCCTACTGGATTTCACACCTGGTAGTGCTTAAAGCACTCGAATATGAATACATCCAGAGTGGTGACCTGAGCAATTCTGTACAAAAGCAGGTGCTCAACTAA
- a CDS encoding heparinase II/III domain-containing protein — translation MKKIFTLILSLLTFCLYAQNTLVGKMNVPNHPRLLLLQNEEENIHQSLKSNPTLQKVHISILSKCDSFLKQAPIKRIKIGRRLLDKSRTCLQRVFYLSYAWRMTRQEKYLKRAEQEMLAAAAFEDWNPSHFLDVAEMTMALAIGYDWLYNDLPINSRSNIKTALLTKGLEPSMLTGSNMFWLTAAHNWNQVCNAGLSFAAIALYEDQPEFSNAIINRAIDKLNLPMKVYEPDGAYPEGYGYWNYGTTFNVMLISAFQKAFHTDFGLGEKAGFLKTAGYLLNMTGPTSLPFNYFDSGNSAEINPAMFWFAAKLKNPSLLFNELKYLNKNTNALTNDRLLPALLIWGSGIPLNKIPAPQENMWVGKGVNPVVMMRSSWTDPNALYVGIKGGSPSLNHGHMDVGSFVMEANGVRWASDFGMQGYESLESKGVDLWNMKQNSQRWQVLRYNNLFHNTLSVNNEFQQVEGTAPIISCADDPSYRNAVLDISSVYKNHLAKALRGIAMVNNSYVVIRDELENNDKPSVVRWAMLTTAEVKIIGKNEAELKKMGKKLILRVLGSDHVNLKTWSTNPTTDYDAPNPGTVMIGFETFLPARSVKALTVLLIPQASEKRVENNVKPLKQWPL, via the coding sequence ATGAAAAAAATTTTTACCTTGATTCTTTCATTGCTGACATTTTGCCTTTATGCGCAAAACACCCTTGTCGGTAAAATGAATGTTCCAAACCATCCAAGGCTATTGCTCCTGCAGAATGAAGAAGAAAATATCCATCAAAGCCTCAAATCCAATCCCACACTACAAAAAGTACATATAAGTATACTCTCCAAGTGTGATAGTTTTTTAAAGCAGGCGCCAATAAAGCGAATCAAAATTGGCCGCCGCTTACTCGATAAATCCAGAACCTGTCTCCAGCGGGTCTTTTACCTCTCCTATGCCTGGCGCATGACCAGGCAGGAAAAATACCTGAAAAGGGCGGAACAGGAAATGCTTGCCGCCGCTGCTTTTGAAGACTGGAACCCCTCTCATTTCCTGGACGTAGCAGAAATGACCATGGCACTCGCCATTGGCTACGACTGGCTTTACAATGACTTACCCATAAATTCCCGCTCTAATATAAAAACAGCGCTCCTTACCAAAGGTCTTGAGCCTTCAATGTTAACCGGCAGCAATATGTTCTGGCTTACTGCAGCGCACAACTGGAACCAGGTTTGTAATGCCGGCCTTTCCTTTGCTGCAATTGCGTTATACGAAGATCAGCCCGAATTCTCCAATGCCATCATTAACCGGGCCATAGACAAACTTAACCTGCCTATGAAAGTTTATGAACCCGATGGTGCTTACCCCGAGGGATATGGCTACTGGAACTATGGCACCACGTTTAATGTTATGCTCATCAGCGCTTTCCAAAAAGCATTCCACACCGATTTTGGTCTGGGAGAAAAAGCTGGTTTCTTAAAAACTGCGGGCTATTTGCTCAACATGACCGGTCCCACAAGTCTGCCCTTTAACTATTTCGATTCAGGCAATAGTGCCGAGATCAACCCAGCCATGTTCTGGTTTGCTGCAAAGCTGAAAAACCCATCTCTATTGTTCAACGAGCTAAAGTACCTTAACAAAAACACCAATGCGCTCACCAACGACCGTCTTCTTCCTGCCCTGCTCATTTGGGGTAGCGGAATTCCATTGAACAAAATTCCTGCCCCACAAGAAAATATGTGGGTGGGAAAAGGTGTTAACCCGGTTGTGATGATGCGTAGCTCATGGACAGATCCGAATGCCTTGTATGTAGGCATTAAGGGTGGAAGCCCCTCCTTAAATCACGGACACATGGATGTAGGTTCTTTTGTAATGGAAGCAAATGGCGTACGCTGGGCAAGCGACTTTGGAATGCAGGGTTATGAATCCTTGGAGTCCAAGGGCGTAGATCTTTGGAACATGAAGCAAAATTCTCAGCGATGGCAGGTACTGAGGTATAACAATCTTTTCCACAACACCCTAAGTGTTAATAATGAATTTCAGCAGGTTGAGGGCACAGCCCCCATTATCAGCTGCGCTGATGATCCTTCCTATAGAAATGCAGTACTGGACATCAGTTCGGTCTATAAAAACCACCTCGCCAAAGCCCTCCGTGGGATTGCCATGGTAAACAACAGCTACGTGGTGATCCGGGATGAGCTGGAAAATAATGACAAACCTTCGGTTGTCCGCTGGGCTATGCTGACTACTGCAGAGGTTAAAATTATAGGTAAGAATGAGGCTGAACTCAAAAAAATGGGCAAAAAATTAATTCTTCGTGTTTTGGGGTCTGACCATGTTAACCTAAAAACCTGGTCTACCAATCCTACAACCGACTATGACGCCCCAAATCCCGGAACTGTAATGATCGGTTTTGAAACCTTTCTGCCTGCAAGATCTGTAAAAGCACTAACCGTACTGCTTATTCCGCAAGCATCCGAAAAACGAGTAGAAAACAACGTAAAACCACTAAAACAGTGGCCATTATAG